One window from the genome of Candidatus Omnitrophota bacterium encodes:
- a CDS encoding Mrp/NBP35 family ATP-binding protein codes for MESREAEYSVQEKRLKERISKIGHPLIVMSGKGGVGKSTVAVNLAYALSLSGNMVGILDIDLHGPNIAKMLGIEKQSIFALESGIEPVEVSKNLKAVSIALSGYSPDQPIIWRGPAKSAVIRQFLSDVNWGELDYLVIDSPPGTGDEPLSACQLVPNVSGIIIVTTPQDVAILDARKSVLFAREIKIPVVGVIENMSGFICPHCHTETDIFKKGGGEKAARELKIPFLGRVPFEPEFVEFGDKGTPFVSFEHKSKSAEAFIEIVARIKEFVGDNQ; via the coding sequence ATGGAATCTAGAGAAGCGGAATATTCAGTGCAGGAAAAGCGGCTTAAAGAGAGGATATCTAAAATAGGGCATCCTTTAATCGTGATGAGTGGCAAGGGCGGGGTGGGTAAATCAACGGTGGCGGTAAATCTTGCGTATGCGTTATCGCTTTCCGGTAATATGGTTGGCATTTTAGATATCGATCTTCACGGACCTAATATCGCCAAGATGCTCGGGATTGAGAAACAATCAATTTTTGCCCTTGAATCCGGAATAGAGCCGGTTGAGGTCAGCAAAAACCTTAAAGCTGTTAGCATCGCCCTTTCGGGGTATAGCCCGGATCAGCCGATAATCTGGCGCGGGCCTGCTAAGTCCGCGGTTATCCGGCAATTCTTAAGCGATGTGAATTGGGGAGAATTGGACTATTTGGTTATTGATTCGCCTCCGGGGACGGGGGATGAACCATTAAGCGCCTGTCAGTTGGTCCCTAATGTAAGCGGCATAATCATTGTGACTACACCTCAAGACGTTGCCATACTTGATGCACGAAAGAGCGTTTTATTTGCCAGAGAGATTAAAATACCGGTTGTAGGCGTCATTGAGAATATGAGCGGGTTTATCTGCCCGCATTGCCATACTGAAACAGATATTTTTAAGAAAGGTGGAGGCGAAAAGGCGGCGCGAGAGTTGAAAATTCCGTTCTTAGGAAGGGTGCCGTTTGAACCGGAATTTGTCGAGTTTGGCGATAAAGGGACGCCGTTTGTTTCCTTTGAACATAAATCAAAGTCTGCCGAAGCGTTTATAGAGATTGTGGCTAGAATAAAAGAATTCGTCGGGGATAACCAATGA
- a CDS encoding radical SAM protein has protein sequence MKPVFKYIYGPVPSWRLGSSLGIDLLSQEEKICNFDCVYCQLGPVKKHTIERKIYVPVEKIIEELEMLPQTHIDYITFSGRGEPTLAANLGEAIKAVKLVRKEPIAVLTNSSLMGTNKAREELALADFVVAKLDAYSPESLQEINRPANEVEFGSILDGIKKFRKSYGGKLALQVMFMENNKVYISKYVYLANYIKPDEIQVNTPLRPCGIKALTKEEIFKIKGNFIASCQGINVVCAYDERAEKSIVSLSDEETLKRRGKVK, from the coding sequence ATGAAACCTGTGTTTAAATATATTTACGGCCCGGTGCCCTCTTGGAGGCTGGGGAGCTCTTTAGGCATAGATCTGCTTTCGCAGGAAGAAAAAATCTGTAATTTTGATTGTGTTTATTGCCAACTTGGCCCGGTTAAAAAGCACACAATTGAAAGAAAAATTTATGTTCCAGTTGAAAAGATTATAGAAGAATTAGAGATGTTACCTCAGACGCATATAGATTATATTACTTTTTCCGGCAGGGGAGAGCCTACTCTAGCGGCAAATTTAGGCGAGGCAATAAAAGCGGTAAAACTTGTCCGTAAAGAGCCGATTGCAGTTTTAACTAATAGTTCTTTAATGGGGACAAATAAAGCAAGGGAAGAACTGGCTTTGGCAGATTTTGTTGTTGCCAAGTTAGATGCCTATTCCCCGGAATCTTTGCAGGAAATTAATAGGCCTGCTAATGAAGTAGAATTCGGCAGCATTTTAGATGGTATAAAAAAATTCAGGAAAAGCTATGGGGGGAAATTAGCATTACAGGTAATGTTTATGGAAAACAATAAAGTGTATATTAGTAAGTATGTTTATTTAGCAAATTATATCAAACCGGATGAAATCCAAGTTAATACGCCGTTAAGGCCATGCGGTATCAAGGCATTAACGAAAGAAGAAATTTTTAAGATAAAGGGTAATTTTATTGCCTCTTGCCAGGGGATTAATGTAGTTTGTGCGTATGATGAGAGGGCGGAAAAGAGCATTGTTTCTTTAAGCGATGAGGAAACATTAAAAAGAAGGGGGAAGGTTAAATAA
- a CDS encoding iron-sulfur cluster assembly scaffold protein has product MKNSSSKEGTLGYPTEVISLLNSPKFFGRMNDPTASSYLKGPCGDSMEFYLVIEDKRITDIRYYADGCGATRACAAMVAYLAYGKTVNEALNISAGEVIKRLKGLPEDHLHCSILSVSTLYRAIADYLLKA; this is encoded by the coding sequence ATGAAGAATTCAAGTAGCAAAGAGGGAACCCTCGGCTATCCTACGGAAGTAATAAGTCTTTTAAATAGCCCTAAGTTTTTTGGCAGGATGAATGACCCCACAGCTTCTTCATATTTAAAAGGGCCTTGCGGAGATTCTATGGAATTCTACCTGGTGATAGAAGATAAAAGGATTACCGATATCAGATATTACGCAGATGGATGTGGAGCTACCAGGGCATGCGCTGCAATGGTTGCGTATTTGGCTTACGGCAAGACTGTCAATGAGGCTTTAAATATCTCGGCGGGAGAGGTGATTAAACGATTAAAGGGGCTACCGGAAGACCACTTGCATTGTTCGATACTTTCTGTAAGCACGCTTTACCGGGCGATAGCGGATTATTTATTAAAGGCATGA
- a CDS encoding DUF2099 family protein: protein MDKRDIHVLKYFSSFVSVSYGKVINITEPTLTFCPLAKHLYRDFSGISGNNKKALKNAIKKAIESKIRDYGFFTYKRKISSDGVAIPYGASEMISFALRKKAVDAAVVVCEGAGTVVTNKPEVVQGIGARMNSLLLTSPIKEIIHNLKNSGCRVVFENALINQVRGVEDAIKAGYKTIAVTVCGHSAEDLKVFRSLEKEDSVKIISLAVCTTGISKNKINMIRDYADLVWSCASFDIRRMIGHLAVLQLSRQIPVFVLTKKGIDFVSMYSREEEIIKNLDIHKQYLFSNELNGQCVHMGDSKVFINESKLPVSSRKEPVLENKSEYAAI, encoded by the coding sequence ATGGATAAGCGGGATATACACGTATTAAAATATTTTTCATCTTTTGTGAGCGTGTCTTACGGAAAGGTTATCAATATTACCGAGCCGACACTTACTTTTTGCCCATTGGCAAAGCATTTATACAGGGATTTTAGTGGTATTTCGGGTAATAACAAGAAAGCTCTTAAAAATGCCATAAAAAAAGCGATTGAGTCAAAAATAAGAGACTACGGTTTTTTCACGTATAAACGAAAGATTTCATCTGATGGTGTTGCAATACCGTATGGCGCCTCAGAGATGATCAGTTTTGCGTTAAGAAAAAAGGCCGTTGACGCGGCGGTTGTAGTGTGTGAAGGGGCAGGAACAGTGGTTACGAATAAGCCGGAAGTCGTCCAGGGTATTGGCGCCCGAATGAATAGTCTATTGTTAACCTCGCCCATTAAAGAGATTATCCATAATCTTAAAAATTCCGGCTGTCGGGTAGTATTTGAAAACGCGCTTATTAATCAGGTACGGGGAGTTGAGGATGCGATAAAAGCCGGGTATAAGACTATTGCTGTTACTGTATGCGGCCATTCAGCCGAGGACTTAAAAGTATTCCGTTCATTAGAAAAAGAAGACAGCGTTAAAATAATTTCTTTAGCGGTATGTACGACCGGTATATCTAAAAACAAAATCAATATGATACGTGACTACGCTGATCTGGTGTGGAGCTGCGCTTCTTTTGATATACGTCGTATGATCGGGCATTTGGCCGTATTACAGCTATCCCGGCAAATACCTGTTTTTGTTTTAACGAAAAAAGGCATAGATTTTGTTTCAATGTATTCCCGGGAAGAAGAAATTATAAAGAATTTGGATATCCATAAGCAATACCTTTTTTCAAATGAGCTGAACGGGCAATGTGTTCATATGGGGGATTCCAAGGTATTTATCAACGAGTCTAAATTACCGGTTAGCTCCCGGAAGGAGCCCGTACTTGAAAATAAAAGCGAATACGCGGCCATATAG
- a CDS encoding aspartate 1-decarboxylase, which yields MLVEILKSKIHGAIITKKELYYQGSIGIDRAILAKSDIAANQKVQVVNFNNGSRFETYVIEEEENSGQIVLCGPAARQAEVGDRVCIIAYGIVEDSQAELIKPQVIILDDKNKIKS from the coding sequence ATGCTGGTAGAGATTTTAAAATCGAAGATTCACGGGGCAATAATTACTAAAAAGGAGCTCTATTACCAGGGGAGTATTGGTATTGATAGGGCGATTTTAGCAAAAAGCGATATTGCGGCTAACCAAAAAGTCCAGGTAGTAAATTTCAATAATGGTTCGCGTTTTGAAACATACGTGATTGAAGAAGAGGAAAACAGCGGACAAATCGTTCTTTGCGGCCCGGCAGCACGTCAGGCGGAAGTAGGGGATAGAGTTTGTATCATTGCGTACGGAATAGTAGAAGATAGCCAGGCAGAGTTGATAAAACCCCAGGTAATTATTTTAGACGATAAAAACAAAATAAAATCATGA
- a CDS encoding methylenetetrahydrofolate reductase C-terminal domain-containing protein yields the protein MIITKQKPIEEILDYIKNDSAVFLVGCAVCATTCKTGGEVETKLLSELFSAKGKKVTGWDILNPACYLLESKKLLRRKEKEIAAAESIISLACGGGTQAIAEVTGKPVYPANDTLFQGEIIRLSPQEDRFEKKCLMCGECILGSTGGICPVTRCPKGLRNGPCGGTNRGKCEVDPERDCVWSLIYDKLKELGKLENVRLMSKARDYSDERNYVLINKR from the coding sequence ATGATTATAACTAAACAAAAACCGATAGAGGAGATTCTCGATTATATTAAAAATGATTCGGCTGTTTTTTTAGTTGGCTGCGCTGTCTGCGCGACTACCTGTAAAACCGGAGGAGAGGTTGAAACAAAACTGTTATCTGAGTTGTTTAGTGCTAAAGGTAAAAAAGTAACCGGTTGGGATATTCTTAATCCGGCTTGTTATCTTTTAGAATCAAAAAAGCTTCTCAGGCGTAAAGAAAAAGAAATAGCCGCAGCAGAATCAATTATCAGCCTTGCCTGCGGCGGAGGCACGCAGGCCATAGCGGAAGTGACAGGAAAGCCCGTATATCCGGCAAATGATACGTTATTTCAGGGAGAGATAATACGGCTTTCCCCACAGGAAGACCGTTTTGAGAAAAAATGCCTTATGTGCGGAGAGTGTATTCTCGGCAGCACCGGAGGAATATGTCCGGTGACGCGGTGCCCCAAAGGCCTGCGTAACGGCCCTTGTGGCGGGACTAATAGAGGAAAGTGCGAAGTTGACCCTGAGCGGGATTGCGTTTGGTCGCTTATTTACGATAAACTTAAAGAACTTGGGAAACTTGAAAATGTAAGACTAATGAGCAAGGCAAGAGATTATAGTGACGAAAGAAATTATGTCTTAATAAATAAACGGTAG